Below is a genomic region from Jatrophihabitans sp..
GCAGCCGGCCTGCCGCTGGAGCTGGGCGGCGACCTCAGCCAGGTTCTCGGCAGCCTCCGGGTCACTCGATCCGGACGCGAACAGCGCCACGCCGGCGCCCGTGACTGCGCCCGCTTCGCGCATCCGCGCCAGGACCACCGCGGTGATCCGGGAATCCGGACCCAGCTGGTTGGCCACCGCGGTGTCCGGACGGTCGCCGAGGACCGCGGTGATGTCGGTCTTGACGTGATAGCCGGTGGACAGCAGCAGCGGCACCACCACCACCGGCCCGGTGATGCCGGGTAGCGCGTTCCGCAGCAACGGCTCGGCCAGCTCGAGCCAGCACAGCCGCACCGGGACGTCCGGCCTGGCCTGCCGCACGAGCTCGACCAACCGCTGGACCTCCCGCACCCCGGCCTGGTCACGGGTGCCGTGCGCCACCGCGATCAGCGCTGGAGCGTGGGTCGGAGCCGCTGGCGGAGTCATCGAGTGCAGCCTATCCACGGCCGGACAGCAAGAATCCGGCTCCCTGGGGGAACCGGATCTGATGCGACCCCGACGGGACTCGAACCCGCGACCTCCGCCGTGACAGGGCGGCGCGCTAACCAACTGCGCTACGGGGCCTAGCGAGAAGCTCCTAGACCTGCCTGCTCACCGGGGCGTTCCCCGGCCAGCCTGCGAAACCATACTACGTGCCGAGACGCTGGCGCTCGGTGCGTACCCCCAACGGGATTCGAACCCGTGCTACCGCCGTGAAAGGGCGGCGTCCTAGGCCACTAGACGATAGGGGCGTACATGAAACAGCCGCCTCAGCTTAGCTGCCGAGAACGGCGTGCCGAGCACAGGGGCCGGGTCGCGACCGGGTGTGGAAGGGGCGTCGCCTGTCAGCGCGGCGCCAGGCCGGTCAGCACCAGCTGCACCACCGTCTCGGGCAGGTCCACCCGATCGGCGCGGCCCGGCCGGTACCACTCGGTCAGCGAGTTGATCATGCCGAAGATCAGCCGGGTGGCGATCGCGGCGTCCAAGCGCGGGTCGACGTCGCCCTGCTGCTGGGCCTGCAGGACCAGCTGCGCCACCAGCTGGTCGAACTCCCGCCGCCGGGCCAGCGCCGCCAGCTCGGTGGGGCTGTTGCCCCGCACCCGCAGCAACAGCGTGACGTAGGGCAACTCGTCGAGCAGCACCCCGACGGTGCCCCGGATGACATGGGTCAACCGATCCACCGCCGGCCCGGTGGTGGCGCCGCGCTGGGTCAGCACCGCGAACAGCCCGTCCAGCGCCCGGTCCAGGGCCAGCGCCAGCAGTTGCTGCTTTCCCTGCACGTGGTGATAGATCGAGGACTTGCTCAGTCCGGCGGCCGCGGCCAGGTCCTCCATCGAGGTGCCTTCATAGCCCCGAGTGGTGAATACCGTGACAGCCACGTCCAGCAGGCTCTCGGTGGTGTACGCGGGTCGGTTGCCGCGCATCCGCTGGGGCTTGACCGGCTGGCTCGGAGGTGACATGGCGCTCAGCGGGTCTTCGCGCCGGCCGGTAGCAGCTCACGGCGCGGGTCGGCCAGGAACGTGCCCGCGGTGGGCAGGGGGCGGGTCATGGGCTGAAGGCTACGACCTCCCGATCCGGTGGCGCCGCCAGGCGTGGGGACCGGCCGACCTCAGCCGTGCACCGACCTCAGCCGTGCACCGGCCGGATCAGCCGTGCACCGGCCGGATCAGCCCGACCGGGCGTCCGCCGCCCAGCACCGGCGCGGTGCCGAGCTCGTCCAGGGCCGGCCCGCTGACGCCCAGCTGCCGCAAGCCGATGACCAGGGCGAGTTCGGCCGCCCGGGTAGCGCCGTCGTCGATCTTGACCGCCACCGCCCCGCCGTCGGGCAGCGCCGCGGCGAACAC
It encodes:
- a CDS encoding TetR/AcrR family transcriptional regulator; its protein translation is MSPPSQPVKPQRMRGNRPAYTTESLLDVAVTVFTTRGYEGTSMEDLAAAAGLSKSSIYHHVQGKQQLLALALDRALDGLFAVLTQRGATTGPAVDRLTHVIRGTVGVLLDELPYVTLLLRVRGNSPTELAALARRREFDQLVAQLVLQAQQQGDVDPRLDAAIATRLIFGMINSLTEWYRPGRADRVDLPETVVQLVLTGLAPR
- a CDS encoding sirohydrochlorin chelatase, with protein sequence MTPPAAPTHAPALIAVAHGTRDQAGVREVQRLVELVRQARPDVPVRLCWLELAEPLLRNALPGITGPVVVVPLLLSTGYHVKTDITAVLGDRPDTAVANQLGPDSRITAVVLARMREAGAVTGAGVALFASGSSDPEAAENLAEVAAQLQRQAGCRVYPRFLTDKRWRDGLPDGVQVANYLFAPGYFNDQLRSSVGAGLNLHRVPEPIGAHPAVVEVILDRYDEAVGSLAR